A part of Paraliobacillus zengyii genomic DNA contains:
- a CDS encoding glycosyltransferase, producing the protein MNKVTILFYIYQMGAGGAARTLLNIINNLDRDKFNPIIVTLNYEGSYESELKEDVKFIKLDTKRLSRSIFKLAKIIRNERVNIVFSTIPRVNTIAILANTLSFSGAKNVIREADNLGGTFKENIQLIGFGFIYKFAKQIISLSEGVKQNLVNRYKIKPDDIKVIYNPIDLKNVNEKMNEEIDPLFTEIFNTNEKVIITAGRLVPQKDQHTLLRAFATVNKQIKSRLVILGEGPLEEELMDLASTLAVADRVHFIGFQRNPYSYFKKADLFVLSSIHEGFSHVIAEALATGTLVVSTDCKSGPREVLDNGKYGRLCEVGSDNDMSNQIIQLLSLEKEELNRVIDKGYQRARFFDAKDIVSKYEKAFLATLNLQDHKTEG; encoded by the coding sequence ATGAACAAAGTTACGATTTTATTTTATATTTATCAAATGGGAGCTGGTGGTGCTGCAAGGACGTTATTAAATATTATTAATAACTTGGACCGCGACAAGTTTAATCCAATAATCGTTACGTTAAACTATGAAGGATCGTACGAATCAGAATTAAAAGAAGATGTTAAATTTATAAAGTTAGATACAAAAAGGTTAAGTAGGTCTATTTTTAAACTTGCTAAAATTATAAGAAATGAGCGAGTTAATATTGTTTTTAGTACAATACCACGGGTAAACACGATAGCAATTCTTGCAAATACCCTTTCTTTCTCAGGTGCAAAAAATGTCATTAGAGAAGCGGATAATTTAGGTGGTACGTTTAAAGAAAATATACAACTTATAGGATTTGGTTTTATCTACAAATTCGCTAAACAGATAATCTCTTTATCGGAGGGTGTAAAGCAGAATCTAGTAAATAGGTATAAGATCAAACCTGATGATATTAAAGTGATTTATAATCCAATAGATTTAAAAAATGTTAATGAAAAAATGAATGAAGAAATAGATCCTTTATTCACAGAAATATTTAATACGAATGAAAAAGTTATTATCACAGCAGGTCGTTTAGTACCTCAAAAGGATCAACATACATTATTACGCGCTTTTGCAACAGTAAATAAACAAATAAAAAGTCGTCTTGTCATTCTTGGTGAAGGCCCACTTGAAGAGGAATTAATGGATCTCGCTTCTACATTAGCGGTTGCAGATAGAGTTCATTTTATCGGCTTTCAGCGTAATCCATATTCTTATTTCAAAAAAGCAGATTTGTTTGTATTATCCTCCATCCACGAGGGATTTAGTCATGTAATAGCGGAAGCACTAGCAACGGGTACGCTAGTTGTTTCTACAGACTGTAAATCCGGCCCACGAGAAGTCTTAGATAATGGTAAGTATGGTCGCTTGTGTGAAGTTGGAAGCGATAATGACATGAGTAACCAAATAATACAATTACTATCGTTAGAAAAAGAAGAATTGAACCGTGTTATTGATAAAGGTTATCAAAGAGCTCGTTTTTTTGATGCTAAAGATATCGTAAGTAAATATGAGAAGGCCTTTTTGGCTACTTTAAATTTACAAGATCATAAGACTGAAGGGTGA
- a CDS encoding TetR/AcrR family transcriptional regulator produces MNEKKKRIIEESMKLFAESGFHATSIQEIAKKSEVSKGAFYLYFHSKEELTIAIFEYYTSMVMDKVAKIQQQDKDGKTKLVEQLKMFFDLISNHKEYVIMQFRDNLQVGNKIDQLVIKLNKQGFEWIQKSVKEIYGKETDKYIVDISIQLDGMLQGYFKSIVLHNLQLDTGNLAQFVVDRLDDIINGLINSNAKPQITLDQLSYDFIKGNQSTNESVPLLMDQLSRLINDSSLEVVQKTQLREAVVMINDELEKDNKNELILKGMLTQLCAIPSLQQISEKIAVALNISVPTIDIKKNEGDQ; encoded by the coding sequence GTGAATGAAAAGAAAAAACGAATTATCGAAGAAAGTATGAAGTTATTTGCTGAAAGCGGTTTTCATGCAACTTCAATTCAAGAAATAGCTAAGAAAAGTGAGGTGTCAAAAGGGGCTTTTTATTTATACTTTCATTCAAAAGAAGAACTGACAATTGCCATATTTGAATACTACACTTCCATGGTAATGGATAAAGTAGCAAAAATCCAACAGCAAGACAAAGATGGTAAAACAAAACTTGTTGAGCAATTAAAAATGTTTTTTGACCTAATTTCAAATCATAAAGAATATGTCATTATGCAATTTCGGGACAATTTACAAGTAGGTAATAAAATTGACCAATTAGTTATTAAACTGAATAAGCAAGGTTTTGAGTGGATTCAAAAAAGTGTGAAGGAGATTTATGGTAAAGAAACAGATAAGTATATTGTAGATATATCGATTCAATTAGATGGAATGTTACAAGGCTATTTTAAGTCGATTGTCCTGCATAACTTACAACTTGATACGGGTAACCTTGCGCAATTCGTTGTTGACCGCTTAGATGATATAATTAATGGCCTAATTAATTCAAATGCGAAACCACAAATTACACTAGATCAACTTTCCTATGATTTTATTAAAGGAAATCAATCAACTAACGAAAGTGTGCCATTACTTATGGACCAATTAAGTCGACTAATTAACGATTCTAGTCTAGAAGTTGTTCAGAAAACACAGTTACGAGAAGCTGTGGTTATGATAAATGATGAATTAGAAAAGGATAACAAAAATGAACTCATCTTAAAAGGTATGCTGACACAACTTTGTGCAATACCATCGTTACAACAAATAAGTGAAAAAATCGCTGTTGCATTAAATATATCCGTACCAACAATAGATATAAAAAAGAATGAGGGGGACCAGTAA
- a CDS encoding glycosyltransferase family 4 protein, whose product MLIIDIVIAFVISFFSTLFLVYPIKKIAIRFGFIDLPNYRKIHTTATPRLGGLAMFLGVGLGLLYLQPQHPEYFGIIIGAIIIIIIGLLDDKYQIKPFLKLGGQLFAAGTVVYAGVIIDRITLPILGVVDLNNFSIIITLLWIVGITNAINLIDGLDGLASGITTIGLVSILIMAITDHHIFVIYLCIVLIASNLGFLFHNFHPAKIYMGDTGSMFLGYSIAVISTLGLFKNVTLFSFIIPVIVLAIPIFDTLFAIIRRALNGDNIMLADKKHIHYQLLASGFSHRSTVLILYAFAILFGLLGILFSNASLSLSLVVSFIVLILLQIFAELAGVIGKGKMPLIGMMKKTYNKVKIMVNL is encoded by the coding sequence ATGTTAATTATAGATATAGTGATCGCTTTTGTTATATCGTTTTTTTCAACACTTTTTTTAGTTTATCCAATAAAAAAAATAGCAATTCGATTTGGATTCATTGATTTACCAAATTACAGAAAAATCCATACAACTGCTACACCAAGACTTGGCGGATTAGCAATGTTTTTAGGTGTGGGATTGGGTTTGCTTTATTTACAACCGCAGCATCCTGAATATTTTGGGATCATAATAGGTGCAATTATTATCATAATAATAGGTTTATTAGACGATAAATACCAAATCAAACCCTTCTTAAAATTAGGAGGCCAATTGTTTGCAGCTGGAACTGTTGTATACGCTGGTGTAATTATTGATCGCATAACGCTACCTATCTTGGGAGTAGTAGATCTTAATAACTTTAGTATAATAATCACACTTTTGTGGATAGTAGGTATAACGAATGCAATCAACCTAATTGACGGTTTAGATGGATTAGCGTCAGGTATAACGACTATTGGATTAGTTAGTATTTTGATCATGGCAATTACAGACCATCATATCTTCGTGATATATTTATGTATCGTATTAATTGCAAGTAATTTAGGATTCTTATTCCACAACTTTCATCCTGCTAAAATTTACATGGGTGATACGGGATCCATGTTTCTTGGTTATTCTATTGCAGTTATTTCGACATTGGGGCTTTTTAAAAATGTAACGTTATTTAGTTTCATAATTCCGGTAATAGTATTAGCAATTCCGATATTTGATACGCTATTTGCAATAATTAGACGAGCGTTAAATGGTGATAATATAATGCTTGCCGATAAAAAACATATTCATTATCAATTATTAGCTTCTGGCTTTAGTCATCGGTCAACTGTATTAATTCTCTATGCATTTGCAATTTTATTCGGTTTGCTCGGCATTTTATTTTCGAATGCATCATTAAGCCTGTCTTTAGTTGTCTCATTTATTGTATTAATATTACTACAAATATTTGCAGAACTTGCAGGTGTTATTGGTAAAGGGAAAATGCCGTTAATAGGAATGATGAAAAAAACATATAATAAAGTGAAAATAATGGTTAATTTATAA
- a CDS encoding efflux RND transporter periplasmic adaptor subunit produces MKKIWMPLLALLFVLVACTEEDAETEETEESVTTVEVGEVSKGNLTIDKNFYGRSTPVETTPIMAPMAGEVDSLEVSNGDQVEEDDVLMTIIAAETGQSFEIVAQNDGEVTSLTATEGSMVSNTDPVAVIADLDQLTIQVDVTGTNLELFEMDEEVEIRFADEEESSTATIDYIPSLLNESGLFPVELVVDNEENQWKAGMVAVVSLTEERIEDTLLIPTASLIEEGDESFVYLVDGDTVSKTLVTVIKSQTDVTAIEAELEEGNEIVTSGQLTLSDGSKIQVANGGSES; encoded by the coding sequence ATGAAAAAGATTTGGATGCCGCTACTTGCATTACTATTCGTATTAGTTGCTTGTACAGAGGAAGACGCAGAGACAGAAGAAACAGAAGAAAGTGTAACAACAGTTGAGGTTGGTGAAGTCTCAAAGGGCAATTTAACAATTGATAAGAATTTTTATGGCCGCTCTACACCGGTAGAAACAACGCCAATAATGGCACCAATGGCTGGTGAAGTAGACAGTCTAGAAGTTTCAAATGGTGATCAAGTCGAAGAAGATGATGTTTTGATGACAATCATTGCAGCTGAAACGGGACAGTCATTCGAAATTGTCGCTCAAAATGATGGAGAAGTGACAAGTCTTACAGCAACAGAAGGTTCAATGGTTTCAAATACAGATCCAGTCGCAGTAATTGCAGATTTAGATCAACTGACCATTCAAGTTGATGTTACTGGAACAAATTTAGAATTATTTGAAATGGATGAAGAAGTTGAAATAAGATTTGCTGATGAAGAAGAATCATCTACTGCCACAATTGACTATATCCCATCGTTACTTAACGAATCAGGTTTATTCCCTGTTGAATTAGTAGTTGATAACGAAGAAAATCAATGGAAAGCAGGTATGGTAGCAGTTGTTTCGTTAACGGAAGAAAGAATTGAGGACACGCTTTTAATTCCAACTGCATCACTAATTGAAGAGGGTGACGAGTCATTTGTCTATCTTGTAGATGGCGATACAGTAAGTAAAACATTAGTTACAGTTATAAAATCACAAACTGATGTGACTGCAATTGAAGCGGAACTGGAAGAAGGAAATGAAATCGTAACTAGCGGTCAATTAACCCTTTCAGATGGTAGTAAAATACAAGTAGCAAACGGGGGAAGTGAATCGTGA
- a CDS encoding efflux RND transporter permease subunit, with product MKLVDQSVKRPVGVVMIVLAIIALGIISVRNLAIDLLPEIDLPIAVVAVNYPDAAPEEVEKQVSQPIESALGSIQGIQSIQTQSQTGSSLVVMMFDTGTDLDNALLEVRESVDQVKGLLPESAGEPSVLRFNPNQLPIIQVGISGDSLAQLQAIAEDQVVPQFERQGGVASVSVEGGQDREIRLELDQSKLTEYGLSPQQIMQTLSQVNQSGSAGTVAKGDKDLQIRIDGEYTSVDDISNTILQTSQGATIHVEDVATVIDTFADSGTTLVNGEESVVLSVMKQSDGNTVDVSNNILASIDELNETLSGDVELDVVLDTSTFIKQSISSVIQNMVIGGVFALLILLLFLKSFRATLVVGVSIPIAIVATFTLLYFTGGTLNVLTMGGLALGLGMMVDSSIVILENIISYRQKGYSMVESAKKGASELAPAVIASTTTTLVVFLPIVFVEGIASELFAPLAMTVAFSLIASLVVSITLIPMLSSKLLTKAMEDNGRRYWFDQLLNRFNNGYERALRKVMKFRKTTVFTSLFLIIASLALTPFIGTEFIPEGDQGQLSVTVETPVGTTEEKTKEVTDQVNERLADFQDVIDVSYVSIGGSGNGMMGGSANQASYTIQLVGADDRDQSTGEVSEAISNNLEGIVGADITVSEVGAAISTGDPIQVQLNGPEHEVLQELADQVLIEISTIDGVHNPTTSVSETQPQLNITVDNEVAAQYGLTEQEVMTQVQLSFTGQTVMQYREDGDEMDVRITYPEESQDSISDLETLLILNQEGSQIPLETIAEFEQTQAAATLTRQNQQAQVNITTGVSGSDLGTVSAAIETKLSNMDLPEDYSYTIGGQAEDMVEAFSDLALALVLSIFLVYAVMAIQFENFLFPFVIMFSMPATVVGVIGGLFITNTPLSITAFIGVIMLAGIVVNNAIVLVDYINILRARGMGRFEAIIEAGVSRMRPILMTTLTTILAMIPLAMGLGEGAEMQAPMAITVIFGLTVSSIFTLLLIPVIYTFFDDLTEKMKGKSKKKKVQSEEL from the coding sequence GTGAAGTTAGTAGATCAATCCGTCAAAAGACCAGTCGGTGTAGTGATGATTGTTCTTGCGATTATCGCACTAGGCATTATTTCGGTACGTAATCTAGCAATCGATTTGCTTCCGGAAATTGACTTACCTATAGCGGTAGTAGCAGTGAATTATCCAGATGCTGCACCAGAAGAAGTGGAAAAACAAGTTAGTCAACCAATAGAATCTGCATTAGGTTCCATTCAGGGGATTCAATCTATTCAAACACAATCACAAACAGGTTCATCGCTTGTGGTTATGATGTTTGATACGGGAACAGATTTGGATAATGCACTCTTAGAAGTAAGAGAAAGCGTTGATCAAGTGAAAGGTCTTCTTCCTGAAAGTGCAGGAGAGCCGAGTGTACTGCGCTTTAATCCAAACCAATTACCAATTATCCAAGTAGGTATATCTGGTGATAGTCTTGCGCAATTACAAGCTATTGCAGAAGATCAAGTTGTACCACAGTTTGAACGCCAAGGTGGCGTAGCTTCTGTATCAGTTGAGGGAGGTCAAGATCGGGAAATAAGACTTGAACTTGATCAATCTAAATTAACAGAGTATGGCCTGTCACCACAACAGATTATGCAAACATTGAGTCAAGTGAATCAATCTGGCTCTGCAGGTACTGTAGCAAAAGGTGATAAGGATTTACAAATTCGTATTGATGGTGAATACACTTCAGTTGATGATATAAGCAATACGATATTACAAACGTCGCAAGGTGCAACGATCCATGTAGAAGATGTTGCAACGGTTATCGATACATTTGCTGATTCAGGTACGACGTTAGTAAATGGAGAAGAATCTGTTGTCTTATCCGTTATGAAACAATCAGACGGTAATACCGTCGACGTGTCCAATAATATTTTAGCTAGTATAGATGAACTAAATGAAACACTTTCAGGTGATGTAGAACTCGATGTTGTTTTAGATACATCTACATTTATTAAACAATCTATTTCATCCGTTATTCAAAATATGGTTATAGGTGGCGTTTTCGCTTTACTTATCTTATTGCTTTTCTTGAAAAGTTTTAGGGCAACGCTTGTTGTTGGTGTTTCGATTCCGATCGCAATTGTCGCAACATTTACCTTATTATATTTTACAGGTGGAACGTTAAATGTACTTACAATGGGTGGTTTAGCACTCGGACTTGGTATGATGGTCGATAGTTCGATTGTTATACTCGAAAATATTATCTCCTATAGGCAAAAAGGATATAGTATGGTCGAATCAGCGAAAAAGGGTGCCTCAGAACTTGCGCCAGCTGTTATCGCTTCAACGACAACAACGTTAGTAGTATTCTTACCAATTGTATTCGTTGAAGGAATTGCTTCTGAATTATTTGCGCCACTTGCAATGACGGTTGCCTTTTCTTTAATCGCATCATTAGTTGTTTCGATTACTTTAATTCCAATGCTTTCATCTAAGCTATTAACCAAAGCAATGGAGGATAATGGTCGCCGTTATTGGTTTGATCAATTATTGAATCGATTTAACAATGGTTATGAACGTGCATTACGTAAAGTAATGAAATTCAGAAAAACCACAGTCTTCACAAGCTTGTTCTTAATTATCGCAAGTTTAGCTTTAACACCTTTTATTGGAACAGAGTTTATTCCAGAAGGTGATCAAGGACAATTAAGTGTTACTGTTGAAACACCAGTAGGAACAACAGAGGAAAAAACAAAAGAAGTTACTGATCAGGTTAATGAAAGATTAGCGGATTTCCAAGATGTCATCGATGTTAGTTATGTATCGATTGGTGGATCTGGTAATGGAATGATGGGTGGAAGCGCTAATCAAGCGTCATATACGATTCAACTAGTAGGTGCAGATGACCGTGATCAATCAACAGGAGAAGTCTCAGAAGCCATTAGTAATAATCTAGAGGGTATTGTTGGTGCCGATATTACGGTAAGTGAAGTAGGCGCAGCAATCAGTACAGGTGATCCGATTCAGGTTCAATTGAACGGTCCAGAACATGAGGTTTTACAAGAATTGGCTGACCAAGTATTAATAGAGATTTCTACTATCGATGGTGTGCATAATCCGACTACTTCCGTATCTGAAACACAACCACAGTTGAATATCACTGTAGATAACGAAGTTGCAGCGCAATATGGATTGACCGAACAAGAAGTGATGACGCAAGTACAGTTAAGCTTCACTGGTCAAACGGTTATGCAATATCGAGAAGATGGCGATGAAATGGATGTGCGAATTACGTATCCAGAAGAATCGCAAGACTCGATTAGTGATCTTGAAACATTGTTAATTTTAAATCAAGAAGGATCACAAATTCCTTTAGAAACAATTGCAGAATTTGAACAAACACAAGCAGCGGCAACATTAACAAGACAGAACCAACAGGCACAAGTTAATATAACAACTGGTGTCTCAGGCAGTGACTTAGGTACCGTCTCTGCGGCAATTGAAACAAAACTAAGTAATATGGATTTGCCTGAAGACTATTCGTATACAATCGGTGGGCAAGCAGAGGATATGGTAGAAGCATTCTCTGACCTGGCTTTAGCGCTTGTATTATCTATTTTCTTAGTCTATGCAGTAATGGCAATTCAATTTGAGAATTTCTTATTCCCATTTGTCATTATGTTCTCTATGCCAGCAACAGTAGTAGGTGTAATAGGTGGATTGTTTATAACCAATACGCCGCTAAGTATTACAGCCTTCATTGGGGTGATTATGCTCGCCGGTATTGTCGTTAACAATGCGATTGTACTTGTTGATTATATCAACATCCTACGCGCACGAGGTATGGGAAGATTTGAAGCGATTATTGAAGCGGGTGTCAGCAGGATGCGTCCAATCCTTATGACAACTCTAACGACAATCTTAGCGATGATTCCATTAGCCATGGGGTTAGGCGAAGGTGCAGAAATGCAAGCACCAATGGCAATTACCGTTATCTTCGGTCTAACCGTATCAAGTATCTTTACCTTATTATTAATTCCTGTTATTTACACATTCTTTGATGATCTAACGGAAAAGATGAAAGGGAAGTCAAAAAAGAAGAAAGTACAAAGTGAAGAGTTATAA